The proteins below are encoded in one region of Rana temporaria chromosome 2, aRanTem1.1, whole genome shotgun sequence:
- the POLD4 gene encoding DNA polymerase delta subunit 4: MTWVTGVELNQQQGRGRKITTNKYRQSKGSLHRIMGRKRKLTDCLAVVKHAEESRKRAERRGKTPVKGEAEQTQPGGGKAKSKSLRSEEQDSGDPTARGSSHIDAVDAPLPKLTPLEKLVRFDLDWNFGPCTGISRMERWQRAQSLDLTPPQDIKQILLAHSSDPQYQHK, encoded by the exons ATGACATGGGTGACAGGGGTGGAACTGAACCAGCAACAAGGAAGAGGGAGGAAGATCACAACAAACAAGTACAGGCAAAGCAAGGGCTCACTGCATAGGATCATGGGCAGAAAGAGAAAGCTGACAGATTGCCTGGCAGTAGTAAAACATGCTGAAGAGAGCAGGAAGAGAGCtgaaagaagaggaaagaccccgGTAAAGGGGGaggcagagcagacacagcctgGGGGTGGCAAAGCCAAGAGTAAGTCTCTGCGGAGTGAAGAGCAGGACTCAGGAG ATCCAACCGCCAGGGGATCCTCACACATCGATGCTGTAGATGCTCCTCTCCCGAAACTAACCCCACTGGAAAAGCTTGTCCGGTTTGATCTGGATTGGAATTTTGGACCTTGTACAG GTATCTCAAGAATGGAGCGCTGGCAGAGAGCACAAAGTTTGGACCTAACGCCGCCACAGGACATAAAACAGATCCTCTTGGCGCACAGTTCAGATCCTCAGTACCAGCACAAGTAA